A genome region from Armatimonadota bacterium includes the following:
- the aroA gene encoding 3-phosphoshikimate 1-carboxyvinyltransferase, which translates to MKLVIEKSKLGGQVLIPASKSHTIRAVAIASLAHGTSFLRNPLSSSDTLAAVDVYRRLGADITTGNEWIVKGTGAKLNIPDDILNVANSGTTLHISMGTAALIDGYSVFTGDSQIRSRPSGPLVDALNQLGAQAFSTRGNGCPPVVIRGRMQGGKVNLDGSKSSQYLTSLLINCPLVSSDTEIFVSNAVETPYIEMTLGWLDEQGIRYEREGFERFRIQGGQEYRAFEKGIPGDFSSAAFFLCAAAITSSELTLLGLDINDSQGDKAVLDMLSKMGAEVQVVQEGICIRGGDLQGKEFDLNATPDLLPAMAVTACFAHGTTRLVNVSQARHKETDRIRVMCEELSKMGAEIKELPDGLEIVGRPLHGAVVNGHSDHRVVMALAVAGLAAEGETEVDTAEAVSVTFPNFVELMRAVGANIIKKA; encoded by the coding sequence TTGAAGCTGGTTATCGAAAAATCAAAGCTTGGAGGCCAAGTACTTATCCCAGCCTCGAAGTCGCATACTATCCGAGCTGTAGCTATTGCCTCGCTTGCACACGGAACTAGTTTTTTGCGAAATCCCCTGTCTTCCTCAGACACGCTTGCGGCTGTAGATGTTTATCGCAGGCTTGGAGCCGATATCACCACAGGTAATGAGTGGATTGTCAAAGGGACAGGCGCAAAGCTTAACATACCTGACGATATTCTCAATGTGGCTAATTCGGGTACAACGCTTCACATATCAATGGGCACTGCGGCGTTAATTGATGGCTACAGTGTGTTCACCGGCGACTCACAAATAAGAAGCAGGCCGTCTGGTCCGTTAGTTGATGCACTTAATCAACTTGGTGCCCAGGCATTTTCGACGCGCGGAAATGGTTGTCCCCCTGTGGTGATAAGAGGACGGATGCAGGGAGGCAAGGTTAATTTAGATGGGAGCAAGAGCTCGCAATATCTTACCAGCCTCTTGATTAACTGCCCACTAGTATCATCAGATACAGAAATTTTTGTTAGCAACGCTGTTGAAACGCCGTATATCGAAATGACGCTTGGTTGGCTAGATGAGCAGGGGATACGCTATGAGCGTGAAGGCTTTGAACGATTCCGTATACAAGGTGGGCAAGAATATCGTGCTTTTGAGAAAGGCATCCCGGGAGATTTTTCCTCTGCGGCATTTTTCCTATGTGCCGCAGCAATAACCAGTTCTGAGCTTACCCTCCTGGGACTTGATATAAATGATTCCCAAGGAGATAAGGCAGTCTTAGATATGCTTAGTAAAATGGGTGCTGAGGTCCAAGTTGTCCAGGAGGGAATTTGTATTCGTGGAGGTGATCTTCAAGGCAAAGAGTTCGACTTAAATGCAACTCCTGATTTGCTCCCGGCAATGGCGGTGACTGCATGCTTCGCACATGGTACGACAAGATTGGTAAATGTTTCTCAGGCGCGGCACAAGGAAACCGACCGAATCAGGGTGATGTGCGAAGAGCTCAGCAAAATGGGTGCGGAAATAAAAGAATTGCCTGATGGCCTTGAGATTGTTGGTAGGCCGCTCCATGGTGCGGTTGTTAATGGGCATAGTGATCATCGAGTCGTAATGGCGCTTGCGGTTGCAGGACTTGCCGCGGAAGGGGAAACAGAAGTTGACACCGCTGAGGCAGTCAGCGTCACATTCCCAAACTTTGTGGAATTGATGCGAGCTGTAGGCGCAAACATAATTAAGAAAGCATAA
- the lipA gene encoding lipoyl synthase, translated as MRVFEDMVEYLKSLGIHTVCQSAGCPNIGDCFTRRTATFMILGNICTRNCGFCGVQSGEPSPVDPDEPKRVAEAAAGLGLAYVVVTSVTRDDLRDGGASHFAKTIRQIKSAIPQAKVEVLIPDFKGDEEALAHVLDAGPLVINHNVETVPRLYPTVRPQADYKRSLRLLETAGKFNSSIYKKSGFMVGLGESEAEIIDLLKDLRDVGCDFVTIGQYLRPSKKNLPVVEYVHPAKFEEYKAIGESMGFRYVAAGPFVRSSYHAADLFSHAE; from the coding sequence ATGCGTGTTTTTGAGGATATGGTCGAGTACCTGAAATCCCTTGGCATTCATACAGTTTGCCAAAGTGCAGGTTGCCCGAATATTGGTGATTGTTTTACAAGGCGCACAGCGACATTTATGATTCTTGGCAATATCTGCACGCGAAATTGTGGGTTTTGCGGCGTCCAAAGCGGTGAGCCAAGCCCTGTAGATCCAGATGAGCCAAAACGAGTTGCCGAGGCAGCGGCAGGCCTGGGATTGGCGTATGTAGTAGTTACTTCAGTTACGCGCGACGACTTGAGAGACGGAGGTGCTTCGCATTTTGCTAAAACTATCCGCCAAATCAAGTCAGCCATCCCACAGGCTAAAGTCGAGGTGCTCATACCTGATTTTAAGGGTGATGAAGAAGCATTGGCTCATGTGCTTGACGCAGGCCCACTTGTGATTAATCACAATGTCGAAACTGTTCCCCGTTTATATCCTACTGTTCGTCCTCAAGCAGATTACAAGCGGTCGCTTAGACTTCTTGAAACCGCTGGGAAGTTCAATTCGTCTATATATAAGAAATCCGGCTTTATGGTAGGACTTGGGGAATCGGAAGCTGAGATTATTGATTTGCTTAAAGACCTTCGTGACGTAGGTTGTGACTTTGTGACCATTGGTCAGTATCTCAGGCCATCGAAGAAAAATCTTCCGGTTGTAGAATACGTCCATCCTGCGAAATTTGAGGAATATAAAGCAATCGGAGAAAGCATGGGCTTCCGGTATGTCGCCGCAGGGCCGTTTGTTCGAAGTTCCTACCATGCTGCGGACCTTTTCTCGCATGCTGAATGA
- a CDS encoding translocation/assembly module TamB domain-containing protein, protein MGRIKRISLLVILAPVILMAAVCAAFFISRPYVASEIVRQAVVAIASQHISTKVTIGSFHVSPTGKILLEDVKILDPQNGLPILSASRVNIKFRFLDLILRRVNPIKSIQSVDVISPRFYFRRGKDGRWNIANLFKPIKPTAPFEGIVKIQSGRLTTQDLAHDPNVAYVNKFRSINAVVDFSKHPVAAFVASAVGEGDHVGKIHLEGKYNLGNRSFKAELNAANLNAKFWSSYPKRLKFMKVLSGSVNAFLVLNRKKDQPLNYHIALDLKDAKVNFSKIKKSIEKINGRLLIENGTVDMDLNSRIGATRFTVFGSVIGFKHPRLSLDFRSDCANLREFSHFLKNSNILSKLNIPSSGICHLVAIGPARNPEISFEVNTPYLGYRQWRATNFHVIGVYKRGHINLAKAEGKAYGGRLIARGHICTSGKPSVSLVGKATGVKLAQVPSLQGRGLAASSNGHFKAHWASDFVQIDYQGSLASGSFRGFHFDDGAASIRYQNGQFEINEVSARVMGGLVSVSGKIAEDGTLNLDVSSADIDLAKFARKYWRKPTVGRMYLMGRLTGTVENPLYEGKVIAQPVAVSGYQAERIEAQVTAGRCLLSLHDLVIHQWPGRITISGSVAQPLERARSLNLTAKADSIDIRQLVHPSSKLGEMSGLLSADVSITNLGAAPAFSGDLWIENGRIHNHILDLARAKIYYAGDTLALKEVSIHSGKASLKADASYTSNEGIRVAFSGEGFQLADIIKSSGKYPSVSGLVNFQGTANGTIEQPRLDLVLNGSDIKIDGEPFKQFAGNVKISEGKLSATNLMLTDGDSSIKFPVLEYRRDEGSLHVDAAIKDLSFSKFLSIAKRNLAIYAPKGRINQLIYKFSSNPPGLVTGRVEGNLKLIGGLKPNLHCEGTFSNPKAETGQIHTVNLKGSCIDDILAVNEFEAVSDEAVISGKASIGPADSLHLNLDAHGLNLTDLSHWLKLPHNISGTADVTIVAGGTTSRPVGQASVDIINPIIGNTKFDQLRLRLSTGEHNMPAQQVNIDELTLVLNQKEVTASGFIPVSWRPLSIPEDDALSLKLVFDNAGLDLLPGFVSSVEKNSMGGILAGSVLINVPAGGGKLKTPTLQGDLTWTKGTIRFSQLDTSFQDIDMHCVLKGDELVIEKCTGASAKGGGFDVGGSIKFTELNPTLDLLVHTNSLGLSEKNLSNEYGESIRCKLDSTLKITGDWRKPLVAGDIAVKDGSIDIAGKAEKSKGERKQSVDPTFSVVVDISKSVELRSSRIKTPLLGRLNIAGSLSKPLVDGQANLTDGIIMFPMHTFKILPGSTMRLRIHPSEPPSVMIDVRAQTRLMALTGLGRRKRYTVTMEVSGPWDNLQPRFTASPPDLSEQRILAMVTGQQSIEQIFGDGQRRNIGEQLSGLFSAAMMPTVLGSIGDVVGEALGFEEFTLEMGYKEPLQLSISEQLLDGLYLNYSSTLGARPDYADSQYQFKLSYRLPKGVELGLSTNERKQSEITVEGKMKF, encoded by the coding sequence ATGGGCAGGATTAAACGTATCAGCTTATTAGTAATACTTGCGCCGGTTATTCTGATGGCCGCAGTTTGTGCGGCATTTTTCATAAGCCGACCGTATGTTGCCTCGGAGATTGTCAGACAGGCAGTTGTTGCCATTGCTTCACAGCATATAAGTACAAAGGTAACTATCGGTAGCTTTCATGTCTCTCCGACGGGCAAGATACTTCTAGAGGATGTGAAAATCCTTGATCCCCAGAATGGCCTACCCATCCTAAGTGCCAGCCGCGTAAATATTAAATTCAGGTTTTTAGATCTTATTCTCCGCCGGGTTAATCCCATAAAAAGCATTCAGTCTGTCGATGTTATATCTCCACGCTTCTATTTTCGGCGAGGGAAAGACGGACGCTGGAATATTGCGAATCTCTTTAAACCTATCAAGCCAACTGCTCCATTTGAGGGTATAGTAAAAATTCAATCAGGCCGCCTGACCACCCAAGACCTAGCACACGATCCAAATGTAGCTTACGTAAATAAGTTCCGCTCCATCAATGCAGTCGTTGATTTTTCGAAACATCCGGTGGCTGCATTTGTCGCTTCTGCTGTTGGCGAAGGCGACCACGTTGGAAAGATACACCTGGAGGGCAAGTATAATTTAGGCAATCGTTCATTCAAAGCCGAGCTTAATGCCGCGAACTTAAATGCAAAATTTTGGTCTTCTTATCCAAAGCGCCTGAAATTCATGAAAGTTCTTTCAGGTTCGGTTAATGCTTTTTTAGTTCTCAATCGAAAGAAAGACCAGCCATTGAACTATCATATAGCGCTAGACCTCAAGGATGCAAAAGTCAATTTTTCAAAAATCAAAAAATCTATAGAAAAAATAAACGGCAGGCTCTTAATTGAGAATGGCACGGTTGATATGGATTTGAACTCTAGAATTGGGGCTACGCGTTTTACCGTTTTCGGCAGTGTGATTGGCTTCAAGCATCCTAGACTTTCTCTTGACTTTCGCTCAGATTGTGCCAACCTCCGAGAATTCTCGCATTTCTTGAAAAACTCTAATATTCTCTCCAAACTCAACATCCCCTCTAGCGGCATTTGCCATTTGGTTGCTATTGGGCCCGCTCGTAATCCCGAAATAAGCTTTGAAGTAAACACCCCATATTTAGGTTACAGGCAGTGGCGTGCCACCAATTTTCATGTGATTGGGGTTTACAAGCGCGGGCATATTAACCTTGCCAAGGCAGAGGGCAAGGCTTATGGGGGAAGGTTGATTGCTCGAGGGCATATCTGCACTTCCGGTAAGCCATCAGTTAGCTTGGTAGGCAAGGCAACAGGTGTAAAGCTAGCACAAGTCCCCTCACTCCAAGGCCGTGGGTTGGCGGCCTCATCTAATGGTCACTTTAAAGCACATTGGGCTTCCGATTTTGTTCAGATTGACTATCAAGGTTCTCTCGCATCTGGGAGCTTCCGAGGCTTCCATTTTGACGACGGGGCTGCTTCAATTAGGTATCAGAATGGTCAATTTGAAATTAACGAGGTCAGCGCTCGCGTTATGGGTGGACTTGTGAGCGTTTCTGGAAAGATAGCAGAAGACGGTACGCTCAACCTTGATGTTTCATCTGCTGACATTGACCTTGCCAAATTTGCGCGAAAGTACTGGCGGAAGCCAACTGTGGGACGAATGTATCTAATGGGCAGGCTCACCGGCACCGTGGAAAATCCATTGTATGAAGGCAAGGTAATTGCACAACCAGTGGCGGTGTCTGGCTACCAGGCCGAACGGATAGAGGCCCAAGTGACCGCCGGGCGCTGCCTATTGAGCTTGCATGACTTAGTGATTCATCAGTGGCCAGGAAGGATAACTATTTCTGGCTCGGTAGCCCAGCCGTTAGAAAGAGCGCGGTCATTAAATCTCACAGCAAAGGCAGACTCAATAGACATTCGGCAATTGGTGCATCCATCAAGTAAATTGGGCGAGATGAGCGGCCTTCTTTCTGCTGATGTTTCTATTACAAACCTTGGTGCCGCGCCCGCATTTTCCGGAGACTTGTGGATTGAGAATGGGCGGATTCATAACCATATTCTTGATTTGGCACGTGCAAAAATATATTACGCCGGCGATACACTTGCGCTTAAAGAAGTCAGTATCCATTCGGGCAAGGCTTCGCTAAAAGCAGACGCAAGTTATACAAGCAATGAGGGCATCAGAGTTGCCTTTAGCGGCGAAGGTTTTCAGCTTGCTGATATCATTAAGTCATCCGGTAAGTATCCAAGTGTTTCCGGTTTAGTGAACTTCCAAGGCACTGCTAACGGAACAATTGAGCAACCTCGACTTGACCTAGTCTTGAACGGGAGCGACATTAAAATAGACGGCGAGCCCTTTAAGCAGTTCGCAGGCAATGTGAAAATATCAGAAGGCAAGCTATCGGCAACCAACCTAATGCTAACCGACGGCGACTCGTCAATCAAATTCCCAGTTCTAGAATACCGGCGTGATGAGGGCTCACTGCACGTGGATGCGGCTATAAAAGATTTATCTTTTTCGAAATTTCTTTCAATAGCCAAAAGAAATCTCGCTATCTATGCTCCCAAAGGAAGAATAAACCAACTGATATACAAGTTCTCAAGCAACCCGCCGGGCCTCGTTACAGGGCGGGTAGAGGGAAATCTGAAACTTATTGGAGGCCTTAAGCCAAACTTGCATTGTGAGGGTACATTTTCAAACCCCAAGGCTGAAACAGGACAAATTCATACTGTAAACCTTAAGGGGTCATGTATTGATGACATATTAGCTGTTAACGAGTTTGAGGCAGTTAGCGACGAGGCCGTTATCTCCGGCAAAGCAAGTATTGGACCAGCTGACTCACTGCATCTTAACCTTGATGCACACGGTTTGAATTTGACCGACCTGTCCCATTGGCTTAAACTTCCGCATAACATTTCAGGCACCGCAGACGTAACAATAGTTGCAGGTGGAACTACCTCTCGACCGGTAGGGCAGGCGTCTGTCGATATCATAAATCCCATAATAGGAAATACAAAATTTGACCAATTGAGGCTTCGTTTGTCAACAGGCGAACACAATATGCCAGCACAACAAGTTAATATTGATGAACTGACACTTGTTCTTAATCAAAAGGAAGTTACGGCATCCGGTTTTATCCCGGTAAGCTGGCGACCGCTGAGCATTCCGGAGGATGACGCACTCTCTCTCAAATTGGTATTTGATAACGCAGGACTTGATCTCCTACCCGGCTTTGTGAGTTCTGTCGAGAAGAATAGCATGGGAGGAATTCTTGCTGGGTCAGTGCTTATCAATGTACCTGCAGGCGGAGGTAAACTAAAAACACCTACTCTCCAGGGTGATTTGACTTGGACAAAGGGAACAATTCGGTTTTCACAGCTAGATACCTCTTTTCAAGACATAGATATGCATTGTGTTTTAAAAGGCGATGAGCTTGTTATCGAAAAATGCACTGGCGCTTCTGCCAAAGGCGGAGGCTTTGATGTTGGCGGAAGCATTAAATTTACTGAGCTTAATCCTACGCTTGATTTGCTTGTGCATACAAACTCACTAGGTTTATCTGAGAAAAACTTATCTAATGAATATGGAGAAAGCATTCGATGCAAGCTTGATTCGACATTAAAAATAACAGGTGATTGGCGAAAACCGCTAGTAGCTGGCGACATAGCTGTTAAAGACGGCTCAATTGATATTGCTGGGAAGGCGGAAAAATCAAAGGGCGAGAGAAAGCAATCAGTTGATCCTACATTCTCCGTTGTTGTTGATATATCGAAGAGTGTTGAGCTCAGGAGTAGCCGTATTAAAACGCCGCTTTTGGGCCGCTTAAACATTGCCGGTTCGTTGTCAAAGCCGTTAGTCGATGGTCAGGCCAACCTCACAGATGGAATTATTATGTTCCCTATGCATACGTTTAAAATTCTGCCTGGCAGTACCATGAGATTGCGGATTCATCCCAGTGAGCCGCCGAGTGTTATGATTGACGTACGAGCACAAACGCGGCTGATGGCACTAACAGGGCTTGGCAGACGGAAGCGATATACGGTAACTATGGAAGTAAGTGGCCCGTGGGACAACCTTCAGCCGAGATTTACCGCATCACCGCCGGATTTATCGGAACAGAGAATACTTGCAATGGTCACGGGACAACAGAGCATAGAGCAGATTTTCGGCGATGGTCAGCGGCGGAACATAGGTGAGCAGCTGTCAGGATTATTCTCGGCGGCAATGATGCCAACAGTATTGGGCTCTATTGGCGACGTCGTTGGCGAGGCTTTAGGGTTTGAGGAATTTACGCTTGAAATGGGTTATAAAGAGCCATTGCAACTTAGCATTAGCGAACAACTTCTGGATGGTCTTTACCTAAACTACTCGTCTACTTTGGGCGCTAGGCCTGATTATGCCGATAGCCAATACCAATTTAAACTTTCTTATCGATTGCCGAAAGGCGTTGAATTGGGGTTGTCAACAAACGAGCGCAAGCAATCCGAAATCACCGTAGAAGGCAAGATGAAGTTCTGA
- the aroB gene encoding 3-dehydroquinate synthase: MANAIKLQIKLGERSYDIHISYGLLDKAGELIASVCKGKKAAIVTNPKVGSLYAGRLADSLNVAGVESHIITIPAGERYKNLNTVQRVYNRLLDCRIDRTGMVIGLGGGVIGDLAGFVAATYLRGVDFVQVPTSLLAQVDASVGGKVGVDLPRGKNLVGAFYQPKIVIIDTATLSTLPPRELRTGLAEIIKHGIILDSSYFSFVEAELPMIKRLEPESIMRAVAGSCQIKARVVEQDERESGLRAILNFGHTVGHALEAITGYKTYRHGEAVAIGMVTATIISAKMGLIDKQVVDAISKVIQKAGLPLKPRDEISSSNLLEVMKLDKKVIQERLRFVLIKGIGSAFVSDEVTPKVLMDALEEQKRLSAKGSSLGKNEQS, translated from the coding sequence ATGGCCAATGCGATTAAGTTGCAAATTAAGCTTGGCGAACGCAGCTATGATATACATATCTCCTACGGTCTTCTCGACAAGGCTGGAGAGCTAATCGCCTCCGTTTGCAAAGGCAAAAAGGCGGCAATCGTTACAAATCCTAAAGTTGGCAGCCTGTATGCTGGTCGCCTAGCAGATAGTCTCAATGTGGCAGGCGTTGAGTCTCATATAATCACCATTCCTGCTGGCGAGCGCTATAAGAACCTTAACACTGTCCAGAGAGTTTATAACCGCTTGCTAGACTGCCGAATTGACCGCACCGGTATGGTAATTGGCCTCGGGGGTGGCGTTATTGGAGACCTTGCGGGTTTCGTCGCCGCAACATACCTCCGAGGCGTAGATTTTGTTCAGGTCCCAACCTCACTGCTTGCACAGGTGGATGCTAGCGTTGGTGGAAAGGTTGGCGTTGATTTGCCCCGGGGCAAGAACCTTGTTGGAGCATTCTACCAACCGAAAATAGTCATCATTGATACAGCAACTTTGTCTACCCTTCCTCCAAGAGAGCTCCGCACTGGCCTAGCCGAAATAATCAAACATGGGATAATTCTTGATAGTAGCTATTTTTCTTTTGTCGAAGCCGAACTGCCCATGATTAAGCGTCTGGAGCCAGAGTCAATTATGCGTGCGGTAGCTGGTTCGTGCCAAATCAAAGCTCGTGTCGTTGAGCAAGATGAGCGCGAATCTGGCTTGCGGGCAATACTTAACTTTGGCCATACGGTTGGTCATGCTTTAGAAGCGATTACTGGCTATAAGACATATAGACACGGCGAGGCCGTCGCTATTGGGATGGTTACAGCAACTATTATCTCTGCGAAGATGGGTCTTATTGACAAGCAAGTAGTTGATGCGATTTCAAAAGTAATTCAAAAAGCAGGTTTGCCATTAAAACCGAGGGATGAAATTAGCAGTTCGAATCTTTTAGAGGTAATGAAACTTGACAAGAAGGTTATCCAAGAGCGACTAAGATTTGTGCTTATCAAAGGCATCGGGTCTGCTTTTGTCTCGGATGAGGTAACGCCAAAAGTATTGATGGACGCACTTGAAGAACAAAAGAGGCTTTCTGCGAAAGGCTCGAGTTTAGGGAAAAATGAACAATCTTAA
- a CDS encoding NAD(P)-dependent oxidoreductase: MRIAVIGGTGHIGRFLCGMLLKNGHELVIIHSGRTPVRDPEIAEKSLVVTLRYHDMLADGTFASLIADQHIEVVIDILQGDIQRVYADCLSTKVEHLIACGSVWMYGRPKVVPTPEVAQTECPFEGYRRRYAELLATIEVARQDGIPVTAIMPPNICGPGKVPLECSGGRSIEVHKAHRRGEPVILPFPGTNLIGPCDAEDVAQGFLCAVENRRAAAFEIFNVGSAYALTAEKFVKTYEEIYKTTIPIEYVSPEIYARDISPSISANFHFLEHMCPDISKISSRLGYKPLYTPEETMERAVKWMNDEGFFD; the protein is encoded by the coding sequence ATGAGGATAGCAGTAATAGGCGGAACTGGGCATATCGGGCGGTTTCTGTGCGGCATGCTCCTGAAAAATGGACATGAGCTTGTTATTATTCACTCAGGAAGGACGCCTGTTCGTGATCCGGAAATTGCAGAGAAGTCGCTTGTTGTTACTTTGCGGTACCATGATATGTTGGCGGATGGAACCTTTGCATCTCTCATAGCCGACCAACATATCGAGGTAGTCATTGATATTTTGCAGGGTGACATTCAGCGAGTATATGCCGATTGCCTAAGCACCAAAGTTGAGCATCTGATTGCTTGTGGTTCAGTTTGGATGTACGGACGGCCAAAAGTCGTGCCAACTCCGGAAGTAGCGCAAACCGAGTGTCCGTTCGAAGGTTACCGCCGGCGATATGCAGAGTTACTCGCCACCATTGAAGTAGCTCGGCAGGATGGCATACCTGTAACGGCAATAATGCCGCCGAATATTTGTGGGCCAGGAAAAGTGCCACTGGAGTGCAGTGGCGGCCGCTCAATCGAAGTCCACAAAGCCCATCGGCGCGGTGAACCAGTAATCTTGCCTTTTCCAGGCACAAATCTTATTGGGCCCTGCGACGCAGAAGACGTCGCCCAGGGTTTCTTGTGCGCTGTGGAAAATAGAAGAGCGGCGGCATTTGAGATATTTAATGTGGGTTCTGCTTATGCTCTGACGGCGGAGAAGTTCGTAAAAACCTATGAAGAAATTTATAAAACAACTATCCCAATCGAATACGTAAGCCCTGAGATATACGCCAGGGACATATCGCCCAGTATCAGTGCAAATTTCCATTTCCTCGAACACATGTGCCCTGATATCTCGAAGATATCTTCCAGATTGGGATATAAGCCATTATATACGCCGGAAGAAACAATGGAACGGGCAGTCAAATGGATGAATGACGAAGGATTTTTTGATTGA
- the lipB gene encoding lipoyl(octanoyl) transferase LipB: MSELWCVDLGRIGYSSCLSIQYKLAKLRAEGLIEDTLLLLEHDPVITFGRSGGEESLLVPIEKIKEAGIEIFYTDRGGDATYHGPGQLVGYPIFNLGQHGKDVHLFLRNIERSVMDCLSDFGISSQAVPGYTGVWVGDEKICSIGIAVRRWISYHGFALNVSPNFDHWALLHPCGLVGRRVTSIERLLGKPISMQSVKDVIVSRFAQVFGIKPTQIDKKTLFDRIAAEEHEYEQWAS; encoded by the coding sequence ATGTCTGAACTATGGTGCGTAGATCTTGGTCGGATTGGCTATTCCTCATGTTTATCAATACAGTACAAGCTTGCCAAACTCAGGGCTGAAGGCTTAATAGAAGATACGCTTCTCTTGCTGGAACATGATCCCGTTATCACATTCGGAAGATCGGGTGGGGAAGAAAGCCTCCTTGTTCCGATAGAAAAAATCAAAGAAGCTGGAATCGAGATATTTTATACTGACCGTGGTGGCGATGCTACCTACCATGGTCCTGGCCAACTTGTCGGCTATCCAATCTTTAATTTGGGACAACATGGCAAGGATGTTCACTTATTTCTTCGCAATATTGAACGCTCGGTTATGGATTGCCTTTCGGATTTTGGCATTTCTTCGCAAGCTGTTCCCGGATACACCGGCGTGTGGGTCGGCGATGAAAAAATATGCTCGATAGGGATTGCGGTTCGCAGATGGATTAGCTACCATGGTTTTGCTTTAAATGTAAGTCCTAACTTTGACCACTGGGCTCTGCTTCATCCTTGTGGGCTCGTCGGCCGGAGGGTAACGTCTATCGAACGTTTGCTCGGCAAACCTATAAGCATGCAATCAGTGAAAGATGTTATTGTGAGTAGGTTTGCACAAGTTTTCGGTATAAAGCCTACGCAAATAGATAAAAAAACGCTCTTCGACAGAATTGCAGCTGAGGAACATGAATATGAGCAGTGGGCTTCCTGA
- the aroC gene encoding chorismate synthase has product MVGNTFGRLFRVTACGESYGDALLCIVDGVPAGMELSDSDIQKELDRRRPGQSPIDSPRKETDQVKIVAGLLEGKTTGAPVGMIIYNVDRQPIHVQQYRDVKNLIRPGHAEYTYFIKYGEYADWCGAGRASGRETCMRVAAGALAKKILATEGIKVVGYTKACMGIEAKNIPPFEKIEEEARKNIIVCPDQEAAEKMIARVLEIKEEGETAGGIIEVIARGVPPGLGEPVFDKLSACLAHALMSIGAIKGLEFGAGFKVAEMKGSECNDFPYLDENGRVRFRTNNAGGMLGGISNGEDIVARLAVKPTPTVSVAQPSIDMEKMEETTLGAITRRDPTLLSRIIPVAEAMMAITLVDHLMMWRGYDSLQKFEHKWK; this is encoded by the coding sequence TTGGTAGGAAATACGTTTGGAAGGCTCTTCAGAGTAACAGCGTGTGGAGAGTCCTATGGAGACGCGCTACTCTGTATTGTTGACGGCGTCCCAGCTGGAATGGAGTTGAGCGATTCCGATATTCAAAAGGAGCTCGACCGGCGTCGCCCCGGCCAGTCGCCCATTGATTCTCCACGCAAGGAAACTGACCAGGTCAAGATTGTCGCTGGCTTGCTTGAAGGCAAAACAACAGGTGCCCCAGTGGGCATGATTATTTACAACGTTGATCGCCAGCCCATACATGTTCAACAGTATCGCGATGTAAAAAATCTTATTCGACCAGGTCATGCCGAATACACTTATTTTATTAAGTACGGAGAGTACGCCGACTGGTGTGGCGCAGGTCGTGCGAGCGGCAGAGAGACTTGCATGAGGGTGGCGGCAGGCGCCTTGGCAAAGAAGATTCTCGCAACTGAAGGCATCAAGGTTGTCGGCTACACAAAGGCATGCATGGGGATAGAGGCGAAGAACATTCCGCCTTTTGAGAAGATTGAAGAAGAGGCGCGGAAGAATATAATCGTCTGCCCTGACCAAGAAGCTGCTGAGAAAATGATTGCCCGAGTATTGGAGATTAAAGAGGAAGGCGAGACCGCTGGGGGAATCATTGAAGTTATTGCGCGCGGGGTGCCGCCTGGTCTTGGCGAGCCTGTATTCGACAAGCTTAGCGCATGCCTTGCCCATGCCCTTATGAGCATTGGTGCAATTAAGGGTTTGGAATTTGGAGCAGGGTTCAAAGTTGCTGAGATGAAAGGCTCAGAGTGCAATGATTTCCCATATCTTGATGAAAATGGCCGGGTTCGCTTCCGAACAAACAATGCAGGCGGGATGCTCGGCGGCATTTCGAATGGCGAGGATATCGTTGCACGCCTTGCGGTGAAGCCAACGCCCACTGTCTCTGTCGCCCAGCCCTCAATTGATATGGAGAAAATGGAGGAAACAACTCTTGGGGCGATAACGCGGCGAGACCCGACGCTTCTATCGCGCATTATTCCAGTCGCTGAGGCTATGATGGCAATTACGTTGGTCGACCATCTGATGATGTGGCGTGGCTATGATAGCCTTCAGAAGTTCGAACATAAGTGGAAATAA